In one Chryseobacterium camelliae genomic region, the following are encoded:
- a CDS encoding GNAT family N-acetyltransferase: MKFIKATENDIPLIQELARRSWENAYAEILSGEQMEYMLSTMYSYDEIAGHLQNSNYRYYLIQDENNNAYDGFIGFENDYEEKTTKLHRIYLVPESKGKGVGKKALLFLNEKVTEYGDRRIILNVNKYNSARNFYESQGYKVYDEGVFDIGNGFVMDDFLMEHLLPS; this comes from the coding sequence ATATTCCTTTGATTCAGGAATTGGCAAGGAGGTCCTGGGAAAACGCTTATGCCGAGATACTTTCCGGTGAACAAATGGAGTATATGTTGAGTACCATGTATTCTTATGATGAAATTGCGGGACATTTACAAAATTCAAATTACCGGTATTATTTAATTCAAGATGAAAACAATAATGCTTATGACGGTTTTATCGGTTTTGAAAATGACTATGAAGAGAAAACGACAAAGCTTCACCGAATTTATCTGGTTCCGGAAAGTAAAGGAAAAGGAGTAGGGAAAAAAGCATTGTTGTTTTTAAACGAAAAAGTTACCGAATACGGAGATAGAAGAATTATTTTAAATGTGAATAAATATAATTCTGCAAGAAATTTCTATGAATCTCAAGGCTATAAAGTCTATGATGAGGGCGTTTTTGATATCGGGAATGGTTTTGTAATGGATGATTTTTTAATGGAACATCTTTTACCAAGCTAA
- a CDS encoding helix-turn-helix domain-containing protein, producing the protein MKMYVKFDFNALCRKVLDEKLKEYGLKYRMLDFGEVELYEDFTQEQHLVLKKKLQDYGIEIIESQKIALVQKIKDAIVGLVFTENNISIKASIYIAEKLNHSYGYLSNLFSEITYTSIENFIIIQKIEYAKELMMSNKYSLTEISLRLNYSSVAHLSSQFKNITGLTPSQFLKIIGKRKNLKEVELSTKNTI; encoded by the coding sequence ATGAAAATGTATGTTAAGTTTGATTTCAATGCCCTCTGCAGGAAAGTATTGGATGAAAAGTTGAAAGAATACGGATTGAAATACCGGATGCTTGATTTTGGTGAAGTTGAGCTTTATGAAGACTTTACCCAGGAGCAGCATCTTGTCCTTAAAAAAAAGCTTCAAGATTATGGTATTGAGATTATCGAAAGTCAGAAAATAGCCTTGGTACAGAAAATAAAAGATGCTATCGTAGGGCTTGTTTTCACAGAAAATAATATTTCTATAAAAGCTTCTATTTACATTGCCGAAAAATTGAACCACAGCTACGGATACTTGTCGAATCTGTTCTCGGAAATTACGTATACCTCAATAGAAAACTTTATTATTATTCAAAAAATTGAATATGCCAAAGAATTGATGATGAGTAATAAATACAGCTTGACAGAAATTTCATTAAGACTAAACTATTCGAGTGTAGCCCATTTAAGCAGCCAGTTTAAAAATATCACAGGTCTTACACCCTCCCAATTTTTAAAGATTATTGGAAAGAGAAAAAATCTGAAAGAAGTTGAATTAAGTACTAAAAATACTATATGA